Proteins encoded together in one Lathyrus oleraceus cultivar Zhongwan6 chromosome 5, CAAS_Psat_ZW6_1.0, whole genome shotgun sequence window:
- the LOC127081645 gene encoding 65-kDa microtubule-associated protein 6, whose translation MQCVNEVHTLCGVLGLDFGQTVDDVHPSLHGTQVEQSTNISNSTLEGLEKTILKLKTERQVRIQKLKDIVANLFELWNLMDTSKEERNTFLRITSIVATSPSEITERGGLSTDVIEKASAEVEKLAKLKASRMKELVFKKRSELEEICRLTHIEPDTSTAAEKASALIDSGLVDPCELLANIEAQIVKAKDEALSRRDETDRIDKWLFACDEENWLDEYSQDDNRYSVGLGAHINLKRAKLARVTVTKIPGMVDNLISKTLAWESHHLRTLSFVSKSALK comes from the coding sequence ATGCAATGTGTTAATGAGGTGCATACTCTCTGTGGTGTTCTTGGATTGGATTTCGGCCAAACAGTAGACGATGTACATCCGAGCTTGCACGGGACTCAGGTGGAGCAATCAACTAATATTAGCAATAGCACATTGGAAGGTTTAGAGAAGACCATTCTCAAGTTAAAAACCGAAAGACAAGTCAGAATACAGAAGTTGAAGGATATTGTCGCTAACCTATTCGAACTTTGGAATTTGATGGACACGTCAAAAGAAGAGAGGAACACTTTTCTGAGGATTACTTCTATTGTTGCAACTTCGCCATCAGAAATCACCGAAAGAGGCGGTCTTTCAACAGATGTGATAGAGAAGGCTTCGGCAGAAGTGGAAAAACTTGCGAAACTAAAAGCAAGTAGAATGAAAGAACTTGTTTTTAAGAAGAGGTCAGAGTTAGAAGAAATATGTAGATTGACTCATATCGAACCTGATACAAGTACTGCTGCCGAGAAAGCTAGTGCATTAATAGATTCTGGCCTGGTTGATCCTTGTGAATTATTAGCTAACATTGAAGCACAGATAGTGAAAGCTAAAGATGAAGCTTTGAGCAGAAGAGACGAAACCGATAGGATTGATAAGTGGCTTTTTGCTTGTGATGAGGAAAATTGGCTCGACGAATATAGCCAGGATGATAATAGGTACAGTGTTGGGCTAGGTGCTCACATTAATCTGAAGCGTGCTAAACTAGCCAGAGTAACTGTAACCAAAATTCCAGGAATGGTTGACAATCTTATAAGCAAAACTCTAGCATGGGAATCTCATCATCTAAGAACTCTATCTTTTGTTTCTAAATCAGCATTAAAATAG